Proteins from one Pyrococcus kukulkanii genomic window:
- a CDS encoding LAGLIDADG family homing endonuclease, protein MEREEMIERFVKFFREYTEEEEPLYLGKIKDLLTVTPKRSVTINWMHLNSYDPELASEILEHPEEGIGAAEDAIQIILREEFLREDLPRIHARFYNLPETLLVKDIGAEHINKLIQVEGVITRVTEIKPFVSKAVFVCKDCGNEMVVTQRPYEGFTVVKKCEVCGSKNVYLDVDKSSFVNFQMFRIQDRPETLKGGQMPRFIDGILLDDIVDTAMPGDRVLVTGILRVVQERREKTPVFRKVLEVNHIEPVSKEIEELEITPEDEQKIRELAKRKDIVEAIVDSIAPAIYGYREVKKGIALALFGGVPRTLPDGTRLRGDIHVLLVGDPGVAKSQILRYVSNLAPRAIYTSGKSSSAAGLTAAAVRDEFTGGWVLEAGALVLADGGYALIDELDKMSDRDRSVIHEALEQQSYHHDFEILLADGRKVKIGELVDSLIEKNRDRVIVGKDTEILPVDDIHILAYDLKNKRIVKVKADRVSRHKAPEYFIRLKFSNGREIVVTPEHPIMIWENGEIKEKPAEEVKEGEIAVGVRAYEGLIEKDGVDEVTARLLGFLLSEGFAYVNPKNGYYEVGFTNTDEELVEEFKELLHKLGVKFNIQVRKREGEKALYTIRIISKEFYLGLKREFPEMFPESGNERPARRKRIPAKIIRSPYYIKIAFLNTFFKGDGFVDKYRVGFTTSSKAMAEDLQDILYSIGIYSYLFEEVRGDKKYYKVIISGTKDLERFSQIIKDDKRIEKVKRLIEISKKKRNYRDIIPSDILINIRRILNEIHINDGGLTNNISRSYNANRERVKEYLNKIEKELYRIKNALKDGDIKILKRFVTIKELAKSFGWPYSTTFYRVNRREEETIKALFEFATKKIENIEEELEKIKGIVDGNIRFLKIVKVEKIPNKDWKWVYDVTVEPYHLFVSHGLVLHNTISISKAGITATLNARTTVIAAANPKHGRFNRMKPLFEQIDLPPTLLSRFDLIFVLVDEPDEKLDSEIARHILRVRRGESEVVTPKISHELLRKYIAYAKKNVHPLISEEAMEEIEKYYVRMRRSAKRGSENEGIRPIPITARQLEALIRLSEAHARMRLSPIVTREDAREAIKLMEYTLRQIATDETGQIDVTILEVGQSARKISKVERILDIIEKLQKTSEKGAYIDEILEEAKKFGIEKQEAREIIEKLLQQGQIYMPETGYYKLL, encoded by the coding sequence ATGGAAAGGGAAGAGATGATAGAGAGGTTCGTTAAGTTCTTCAGGGAGTACACTGAAGAAGAGGAGCCCCTATATCTTGGTAAAATAAAAGACCTGCTCACCGTAACCCCCAAGAGGTCGGTTACAATAAACTGGATGCATCTAAACTCCTACGATCCCGAATTAGCTAGCGAGATTCTCGAGCATCCAGAAGAAGGAATTGGGGCGGCGGAAGATGCTATTCAAATAATATTAAGGGAGGAATTCCTTAGAGAGGATTTACCCAGGATACACGCGAGATTCTACAACCTTCCGGAAACCCTGTTGGTAAAGGACATTGGGGCAGAGCACATAAATAAGCTGATTCAAGTGGAAGGAGTGATAACAAGGGTAACTGAGATAAAACCTTTCGTTTCAAAGGCCGTATTTGTGTGTAAGGATTGTGGCAATGAAATGGTTGTAACTCAGAGGCCTTACGAGGGCTTTACTGTCGTAAAGAAGTGTGAAGTTTGTGGAAGTAAGAACGTTTACCTAGATGTTGATAAGAGCTCGTTCGTTAACTTCCAGATGTTTAGGATTCAGGATAGACCGGAGACCTTGAAGGGTGGGCAGATGCCCAGATTCATTGATGGGATACTGCTGGATGATATCGTGGATACGGCAATGCCCGGTGACAGGGTTCTTGTAACTGGAATACTTAGGGTCGTGCAGGAGAGAAGGGAGAAGACTCCAGTGTTCAGGAAGGTCCTCGAGGTCAACCATATAGAGCCCGTGAGCAAGGAAATAGAGGAACTTGAAATAACGCCGGAAGATGAGCAAAAGATCAGGGAGCTAGCGAAGAGGAAAGACATAGTGGAGGCCATAGTTGATTCTATTGCTCCAGCAATTTACGGTTACAGGGAGGTAAAGAAGGGCATAGCCTTAGCTCTATTTGGCGGAGTCCCCAGGACTTTGCCCGATGGAACCAGGCTTAGAGGGGACATCCATGTTTTACTGGTGGGTGATCCTGGGGTTGCGAAAAGTCAGATTCTGAGGTACGTCTCTAACCTTGCCCCTAGGGCCATCTATACCTCCGGAAAGAGCAGTTCGGCCGCAGGATTAACGGCCGCTGCAGTAAGGGACGAGTTTACTGGTGGATGGGTTCTTGAGGCTGGAGCCTTAGTTTTGGCAGATGGAGGTTACGCGCTGATAGACGAGCTCGATAAGATGAGCGACAGGGATAGGAGTGTTATACATGAAGCTCTGGAGCAACAAAGTTACCACCATGACTTTGAGATATTATTGGCAGATGGAAGAAAGGTTAAGATTGGAGAGCTTGTTGATTCGCTAATTGAGAAGAATAGGGATAGAGTAATTGTTGGTAAAGATACCGAAATTTTACCCGTTGATGATATCCATATCTTGGCATACGATCTTAAAAACAAGAGGATAGTGAAAGTAAAAGCAGATCGTGTAAGTAGGCATAAAGCTCCTGAGTACTTTATAAGGCTGAAGTTCTCCAACGGAAGGGAGATAGTGGTTACTCCTGAGCACCCAATCATGATATGGGAAAATGGGGAAATTAAGGAGAAGCCAGCTGAAGAGGTTAAAGAGGGTGAGATTGCTGTTGGAGTGCGCGCTTATGAAGGGTTAATTGAGAAAGACGGTGTTGATGAAGTAACAGCAAGACTTCTTGGCTTTTTACTTTCTGAAGGCTTTGCCTATGTGAATCCTAAAAATGGATATTATGAAGTTGGATTCACAAATACCGACGAGGAACTAGTAGAGGAGTTTAAAGAGCTTCTGCATAAACTTGGAGTTAAGTTTAATATTCAGGTAAGAAAAAGAGAAGGAGAAAAGGCCCTTTATACTATCCGTATTATTTCGAAAGAATTCTATCTAGGACTAAAAAGAGAGTTCCCAGAAATGTTCCCAGAAAGTGGAAATGAAAGGCCTGCTCGGAGGAAGAGAATTCCTGCAAAAATTATTAGATCACCGTATTACATAAAGATTGCTTTCCTAAATACATTTTTCAAGGGAGATGGGTTTGTAGATAAATATAGGGTTGGATTTACAACATCCTCAAAAGCGATGGCAGAAGATCTTCAAGATATTTTATATAGCATTGGGATATACTCATACCTATTCGAGGAAGTTAGGGGGGATAAGAAGTATTATAAAGTAATTATTAGTGGAACTAAAGATCTTGAGCGCTTTTCTCAAATTATTAAAGATGATAAGAGGATAGAAAAAGTAAAAAGGCTCATAGAAATATCGAAGAAGAAAAGAAATTATAGGGACATAATACCTTCCGACATCCTTATTAATATTAGAAGGATATTAAATGAAATTCACATAAATGATGGAGGTCTAACTAATAACATATCTCGCTCTTACAATGCAAATAGGGAGAGAGTTAAAGAATACCTTAATAAAATCGAAAAGGAGCTTTATAGGATTAAAAATGCATTAAAGGATGGGGATATCAAAATACTAAAAAGGTTTGTCACAATAAAAGAGTTAGCGAAGTCTTTTGGTTGGCCTTACTCTACAACATTCTATAGAGTCAACAGGAGAGAAGAAGAAACAATAAAAGCCCTTTTTGAATTTGCAACTAAGAAAATTGAGAACATCGAAGAAGAACTTGAAAAAATTAAAGGAATAGTTGATGGCAATATTAGATTTCTCAAAATTGTAAAGGTAGAAAAGATACCCAACAAAGATTGGAAGTGGGTATATGATGTAACAGTCGAACCTTATCACCTCTTCGTATCCCATGGATTAGTACTTCATAACACGATTAGTATCTCAAAAGCGGGCATAACAGCCACTCTAAATGCTAGAACAACTGTTATAGCAGCCGCAAATCCAAAACACGGTAGGTTCAATAGGATGAAGCCGCTCTTCGAGCAGATAGACCTTCCTCCTACACTACTAAGTAGGTTCGACTTAATCTTCGTTCTCGTTGACGAGCCTGACGAAAAGCTGGACAGTGAGATAGCGAGGCACATCCTAAGGGTGAGGAGGGGAGAGAGCGAAGTGGTGACACCTAAGATCTCTCATGAACTGCTGAGGAAGTACATAGCTTACGCCAAGAAGAACGTTCACCCCCTGATAAGCGAGGAGGCTATGGAGGAAATTGAGAAGTACTACGTGAGAATGAGGAGGAGTGCAAAGAGGGGAAGTGAGAACGAGGGGATAAGGCCAATTCCAATCACCGCGAGGCAACTTGAAGCTCTAATAAGGTTGAGCGAAGCCCACGCTAGGATGAGGCTGAGTCCGATAGTTACTAGGGAAGATGCGAGGGAGGCGATTAAGCTGATGGAGTACACCCTTAGGCAGATAGCCACGGATGAGACCGGCCAAATAGACGTTACAATCCTTGAAGTCGGGCAGAGTGCAAGGAAGATCAGCAAGGTTGAGAGGATTCTCGACATAATTGAGAAGCTCCAGAAGACGAGCGAGAAGGGTGCCTACATTGACGAGATACTTGAAGAGGCTAAGAAGTTCGGAATAGAGAAGCAGGAGGCAAGGGAGATAATAGAGAAGTTGCTTCAGCAGGGCCAGATATACATGCCCGAAACTGGCTACTACAAGTTACTATGA
- a CDS encoding translation initiation factor IF-2 subunit beta gives MEIDYYDYEKLLEKAYEELPENVKHHKSRFEVPGALVTIEGNKTIIENFKDIAEALNRDPQHLLKFLLREIATAGTLEGKRVILQGRFTPYLIANKLKKYIKEYVICPVCGSPDTKIIKRDRFYFLKCEACGAETPIQHL, from the coding sequence ATGGAGATTGACTATTACGATTATGAAAAGTTGCTTGAGAAGGCGTATGAAGAGCTTCCAGAGAACGTTAAGCACCACAAGTCACGTTTCGAGGTTCCTGGAGCCCTCGTAACTATTGAAGGCAATAAGACGATAATTGAAAACTTCAAGGATATAGCCGAGGCCCTCAACAGGGATCCACAGCACCTTCTTAAATTCCTGCTCAGGGAAATAGCTACCGCCGGAACGCTTGAGGGTAAAAGGGTCATCCTCCAGGGTAGGTTCACCCCCTACCTGATAGCCAACAAGCTGAAGAAGTACATTAAGGAGTACGTCATCTGTCCCGTCTGCGGTAGTCCCGATACGAAGATCATCAAGAGGGACAGGTTTTACTTCCTCAAGTGCGAGGCGTGTGGTGCCGAAACTCCCATTCAGCACCTGTAA